One window from the genome of Bradyrhizobium xenonodulans encodes:
- a CDS encoding COG4315 family predicted lipoprotein: MLRFHVAAAVIALSTGPALANGHGGGDPPPPKPEATTAPAKVVLTKQGPKLVDLKGMTLYTYERDTTGKTSNCNGKCAQSWVPLPATAEAKAIGDFTVINRDDGSKMWAYRYRPLYTSPADKAPGDANGNATTLQWRIARPAE, encoded by the coding sequence ATGCTCAGGTTCCACGTTGCGGCTGCCGTCATCGCGCTCTCGACCGGTCCTGCGCTCGCGAACGGCCATGGTGGCGGTGACCCTCCTCCGCCGAAACCCGAAGCAACCACCGCGCCGGCCAAGGTGGTCCTGACCAAGCAGGGTCCCAAGCTGGTCGATCTCAAGGGCATGACGCTCTACACTTACGAGCGCGACACCACGGGCAAGACGTCGAACTGCAACGGCAAGTGCGCCCAGAGTTGGGTCCCGCTGCCCGCAACGGCCGAAGCCAAGGCCATCGGCGATTTCACCGTGATCAATCGCGACGACGGCAGCAAGATGTGGGCATACCGCTATCGCCCGCTCTATACCTCACCGGCTGACAAGGCGCCGGGCGATGCCAACGGCAACGCCACGACGCTGCAATGGCGCATTGCGCGGCCCGCGGAGTAA
- a CDS encoding DMT family transporter, whose translation MTSAFNAYAALALAIVFEVTASAFLQQSAQFTRPWPTLAMVLFYVASFYALSVAIRVIPLSIAYAIWGGVGIILTATVSFVLFRQMLDAAAFVGIGLIVSGVVVINLFSQTTAH comes from the coding sequence ATGACCTCCGCCTTCAACGCCTACGCCGCGCTTGCCCTCGCCATCGTCTTCGAGGTCACCGCGTCCGCCTTCCTGCAGCAATCGGCACAGTTCACGCGGCCGTGGCCGACGCTGGCGATGGTGCTGTTCTACGTCGCCTCGTTCTACGCGCTGTCGGTCGCGATCCGGGTCATCCCCTTGAGCATCGCCTATGCGATCTGGGGCGGCGTCGGCATCATCCTGACCGCGACCGTCTCCTTCGTGCTGTTCCGCCAGATGCTGGACGCCGCCGCCTTCGTCGGCATCGGGCTGATCGTATCAGGGGTCGTGGTCATCAACCTGTTCTCGCAAACCACGGCGCATTGA
- a CDS encoding L,D-transpeptidase — protein MQTTLSPSTDASMTARDRQLLAHTPYAKAQVPEQFLRHIVDYPRKEQPGTILVDTDARYLYFVLPEGKAIRYGVAVGEEAMAFSGVARVGRLAEWPDWVPTADIQARLGPYPARVAGGPANPLGARGIYLYTGNKDTLYRIHGTNQPEYIGQAISSGCIRMRNEDVIDLFDRVKLNSMVVVLPPGQSAQVEAGRSWRG, from the coding sequence ATGCAGACGACGCTTTCTCCATCGACGGATGCGAGCATGACGGCGCGCGACCGTCAGTTGCTGGCGCATACGCCTTACGCGAAGGCCCAAGTGCCCGAGCAGTTTCTCCGCCACATCGTCGATTATCCGCGCAAGGAGCAGCCGGGCACGATCCTGGTCGATACCGATGCGCGCTATCTCTATTTCGTGCTGCCCGAGGGCAAGGCGATCCGCTACGGCGTCGCGGTCGGCGAGGAAGCCATGGCCTTCTCGGGCGTCGCGCGCGTCGGGCGTCTGGCGGAATGGCCCGACTGGGTTCCGACGGCGGACATCCAGGCGCGGCTCGGACCGTATCCGGCGCGCGTCGCCGGCGGCCCCGCCAATCCGCTGGGTGCGCGCGGTATTTATCTCTATACCGGCAACAAGGACACGCTCTATCGCATCCACGGCACCAACCAGCCCGAATATATCGGGCAGGCGATCTCGTCCGGCTGCATCCGGATGCGCAACGAGGACGTGATCGATCTGTTCGACCGGGTGAAGCTGAATTCGATGGTCGTGGTGCTGCCGCCCGGACAGAGCGCGCAGGTCGAGGCAGGCCGAAGTTGGCGCGGGTGA
- a CDS encoding FAD-binding monooxygenase — protein MQFHLNGFQPGDPEIADPAARIQPSGAQGPVPEEVDVLIVGCGPAGLTLAAQLAQFPDIKTCIVEQKPGRLLVGQADGVACRTMEMFHAFGFSERVLKEAYWVNETTFWKPDERAPEMIVRSGRVQDVEDGLSEFPHVILNQARIHDGFLDVMRKAPAKIEPHYSRRLLDLQVDPAAGPADHAVTVRLERVDAGNEGKVETIRARYVVGCDGARSTVRKSIGRELHGDSANHAWGVMDLLAVTDFPDIRFKALIQSARDGSLLIIPREGGYMVRLYVELAKLDIGERVASRNITADDVIAKAQRILKPHTLEVKEIAWWSVYEIGQRLTDKFDDVPEAEIATRLPRIFIAGDACHTHSPKAGQGMNVSMQDAFNLGWKLAAVLRKQGAPSLLHSYSAERQAVAKELIDFDREWAGILASAAKSGGADAAKTQDYFVRHGRYTAGTATHYRPSILTGAATHQHLAQGLVIGKRFHSAPVIRLGDAKPVHLGHASKADGRFRIYAFAPAEDPAAAGSAIRGLCNFLTEARESPLRRHTPVGADIDSVIDLRAVFQQDHRALAVEAMPALLLPRKGRYGLIDYEKMFCPDLKSGQDVFAMRGIDRKAGCMVVVRPDQYVANVLPLDGFAALASYFDGFMLQAN, from the coding sequence ATGCAATTCCATCTCAATGGATTTCAGCCGGGCGATCCCGAGATCGCCGATCCCGCCGCGCGCATTCAGCCTTCGGGCGCTCAGGGTCCGGTGCCCGAAGAGGTCGATGTCCTCATCGTCGGCTGTGGACCGGCGGGCCTGACGCTCGCCGCCCAGCTCGCGCAATTCCCTGACATAAAGACCTGCATCGTCGAGCAGAAGCCGGGCCGCCTGCTGGTCGGGCAGGCCGACGGCGTCGCCTGCCGCACCATGGAGATGTTCCACGCCTTTGGTTTCAGCGAGCGCGTGCTGAAGGAGGCCTATTGGGTCAACGAGACGACGTTCTGGAAGCCGGACGAGCGGGCGCCCGAGATGATCGTGCGCAGCGGGCGGGTGCAGGACGTCGAGGACGGCCTGTCGGAATTTCCGCACGTCATCCTCAACCAGGCCCGCATCCATGACGGCTTTCTCGACGTGATGCGCAAAGCACCGGCGAAGATCGAGCCCCATTACAGCCGCCGCCTGCTCGACCTTCAGGTCGATCCGGCTGCGGGGCCGGCAGACCATGCCGTGACCGTACGGCTCGAACGTGTCGATGCCGGAAACGAGGGCAAGGTCGAGACCATCAGGGCGCGCTATGTCGTCGGTTGCGACGGCGCGCGCAGTACGGTGCGCAAATCGATCGGCCGCGAGCTGCACGGCGATTCCGCCAACCACGCCTGGGGCGTGATGGACTTGCTCGCGGTGACCGATTTTCCGGATATCCGCTTCAAGGCCCTGATCCAGTCGGCCAGGGACGGCAGCCTGCTGATCATTCCGCGCGAAGGCGGCTACATGGTCCGCCTCTATGTCGAGCTCGCCAAGCTCGATATCGGCGAGCGCGTCGCGAGCCGCAACATCACCGCCGATGACGTGATCGCCAAGGCGCAGCGGATCCTGAAGCCGCATACGCTCGAGGTGAAGGAGATCGCCTGGTGGTCAGTCTACGAGATCGGCCAGCGTCTGACCGACAAGTTCGACGACGTGCCGGAGGCCGAGATCGCGACGCGCCTGCCGCGCATCTTCATCGCCGGCGATGCCTGCCATACCCACAGCCCGAAGGCCGGGCAGGGCATGAACGTCTCGATGCAGGACGCCTTCAATCTCGGCTGGAAGCTCGCCGCCGTGCTGCGGAAGCAGGGCGCGCCGAGCCTCCTGCATTCCTATTCGGCCGAGCGCCAGGCGGTGGCAAAGGAGCTGATCGATTTCGACCGCGAGTGGGCGGGGATTCTGGCGTCCGCTGCCAAGAGTGGCGGCGCCGATGCCGCCAAGACGCAGGACTACTTCGTCAGGCACGGCCGCTATACGGCAGGGACCGCGACGCATTACCGCCCATCGATCCTCACGGGGGCAGCGACGCATCAGCATCTCGCCCAAGGCCTCGTCATCGGCAAGCGCTTTCACTCCGCGCCGGTCATCCGGCTGGGAGATGCAAAGCCGGTTCATCTCGGGCATGCGTCGAAGGCCGACGGTCGCTTCCGCATCTACGCGTTTGCGCCGGCGGAAGATCCTGCGGCGGCCGGCTCGGCCATTCGTGGCTTGTGCAATTTCCTGACCGAGGCGCGGGAATCGCCGCTCAGGCGCCATACGCCCGTCGGTGCCGACATCGACAGCGTGATCGATTTGCGCGCGGTCTTCCAGCAGGACCATCGCGCGCTTGCCGTGGAGGCGATGCCGGCGCTGCTGCTCCCGCGGAAGGGGCGGTACGGCTTGATCGACTACGAGAAGATGTTCTGTCCGGATCTCAAGAGCGGCCAGGACGTCTTCGCCATGCGCGGCATCGATCGCAAGGCCGGCTGCATGGTGGTGGTGCGGCCCGACCAGTATGTCGCGAACGTGCTGCCGCTCGACGGCTTTGCTGCGCTTGCGTCATACTTCGACGGCTTCATGCTGCAAGCGAATTGA
- a CDS encoding TetR/AcrR family transcriptional regulator — protein sequence MPASAYTRAKQPEQVRRALLDCAAAIATDHGVAGVTVQAVAAAAGVTKGGLFHHFGSKQALIEGLFADLLARVDAEIDAAVEADPKPRGSFTRAYVNAVFTGKAFGFATPWAALSMVVVTDPSLRRLWNDWMKARLKRHRATDAAPELYVVRLAADGAWLSYVTTGQTRMSADLRAVHDRLIAQTYRRQQPER from the coding sequence ATGCCGGCGAGCGCCTATACCCGCGCCAAGCAGCCCGAGCAGGTGCGGCGCGCCCTGCTCGACTGCGCAGCGGCCATCGCCACGGACCATGGCGTCGCCGGCGTCACGGTGCAGGCGGTCGCGGCAGCGGCCGGCGTTACCAAGGGCGGGTTGTTTCACCATTTCGGCAGCAAGCAGGCGTTGATCGAGGGCCTGTTCGCCGATCTCCTCGCCCGCGTCGATGCCGAGATCGACGCTGCCGTCGAAGCCGATCCCAAACCGCGCGGCAGCTTTACGCGCGCCTATGTCAATGCGGTGTTCACCGGGAAGGCGTTCGGCTTCGCCACGCCCTGGGCGGCGCTGAGCATGGTCGTCGTCACCGATCCGTCGCTGCGCCGGCTCTGGAACGACTGGATGAAGGCCCGCCTGAAGCGCCACCGTGCGACCGATGCCGCGCCCGAGCTTTATGTCGTCCGTCTCGCTGCCGACGGCGCGTGGCTGTCCTATGTCACGACGGGACAGACCCGCATGAGCGCCGACCTGCGGGCCGTGCACGACCGGCTGATCGCACAGACCTATCGGCGCCAGCAGCCGGAACGATAG
- a CDS encoding TetR family transcriptional regulator — translation MADRRSRSVSSRKQPQQARSNDLVAAILDAAIQVLAKEGAQRFTTARVAERAGVSVGSLYQYFPNKAAILFRLQSDEWRRTSELLRDILADRAKRPLVRLRALVHAFIRSECEEAAIRVALSDAAPLYRDAPEAQDARAAGEGIVTAFMREALPKASDATRVLAGELIATTLSEVGKTFSEETRSEAEIAAYAGAMADMFCAYLEKLARR, via the coding sequence ATGGCCGATCGTCGAAGTCGTTCAGTTTCCTCACGAAAACAGCCGCAGCAGGCTCGCTCCAACGATCTGGTGGCCGCCATTCTGGATGCCGCTATTCAGGTTCTGGCGAAGGAAGGGGCGCAGCGTTTCACCACGGCGCGGGTCGCGGAGCGGGCCGGGGTGAGCGTCGGATCGCTCTATCAATATTTTCCGAACAAGGCGGCGATCCTGTTCCGCCTCCAGAGCGACGAGTGGCGGCGCACCAGCGAGCTTTTGCGCGATATCCTCGCGGACCGGGCGAAGCGGCCCTTGGTGCGGCTGCGCGCGCTGGTCCACGCCTTCATCCGCTCCGAGTGCGAGGAGGCTGCAATCCGCGTCGCGCTCAGCGACGCCGCGCCGCTCTATCGGGACGCGCCCGAGGCGCAGGACGCGCGGGCGGCCGGCGAGGGCATCGTCACGGCTTTCATGCGGGAGGCGCTGCCCAAGGCCTCGGATGCGACGCGCGTCCTTGCCGGCGAGTTGATCGCGACGACGTTGAGCGAGGTCGGCAAGACTTTTTCGGAAGAGACGCGAAGCGAGGCGGAGATCGCCGCCTATGCCGGTGCCATGGCCGACATGTTCTGTGCCTATCTCGAAAAGCTGGCGCGGCGCTGA
- a CDS encoding SH3 domain-containing protein, whose product MKLRSVLIAALLLAPTAALAAPGMVTVSTGLRAGPGTGFPLVERIPEGSRVNIHGCLRGNAWCDVSFSDDRGWVSSQYLEYLYRNHYVYLPDYVDEIDVPVVPFVLTSYWSSYYGGRPWYHRHAYWNSYWTSHQRVAARMTIDPRAARIGRAATRDAAIALGREGVRGKGDVRGAATITGRDATTARHDAAVARRDAVIAKRDAAVTADRTRAGRTERIAHERTNVQTRNPRDAQARMMHEQAQSRAAVRAQPMPRAHETPRVSAAPARPAAPQAAPHMARPNVSHGSPMNARAQMPAPRAAAPAMPHGGGGGAPQINAAPRGGGAPAGGPGGGHQKH is encoded by the coding sequence ATGAAACTCAGAAGCGTTTTGATTGCCGCATTATTGCTTGCCCCGACGGCCGCGCTGGCCGCGCCGGGCATGGTCACCGTGTCGACCGGCTTGCGGGCCGGACCGGGCACGGGCTTTCCGCTGGTCGAGCGCATCCCCGAGGGATCGCGCGTCAACATCCATGGTTGCCTGCGCGGCAATGCCTGGTGCGACGTGAGCTTCTCAGACGATCGCGGCTGGGTGTCGTCGCAATACCTCGAATATCTCTATCGCAACCATTACGTCTATCTCCCCGACTATGTCGACGAGATCGACGTGCCCGTCGTCCCCTTCGTGCTGACCTCCTACTGGTCGAGCTATTATGGCGGGCGGCCCTGGTATCATCGCCACGCCTACTGGAATAGTTACTGGACCTCGCATCAGCGAGTTGCGGCGCGAATGACGATCGATCCGCGTGCGGCCCGCATCGGCCGTGCGGCGACACGTGACGCTGCGATCGCGTTGGGACGTGAGGGCGTGCGTGGCAAGGGTGATGTCAGGGGCGCTGCCACGATTACGGGCCGTGACGCTACAACGGCACGGCACGACGCCGCCGTCGCCAGGCGCGATGCTGTGATCGCGAAACGCGATGCTGCGGTGACAGCCGACCGGACCCGCGCCGGACGGACTGAACGTATCGCCCATGAGCGTACCAACGTGCAGACCCGCAATCCGCGCGACGCACAGGCGCGCATGATGCACGAGCAGGCGCAGAGCCGCGCTGCGGTGCGTGCGCAGCCAATGCCGCGTGCGCATGAAACGCCGCGTGTCTCGGCCGCGCCAGCACGTCCGGCAGCACCGCAGGCAGCACCGCACATGGCTCGGCCTAACGTCAGTCATGGTTCGCCGATGAATGCGCGTGCGCAGATGCCTGCGCCGCGTGCGGCCGCGCCTGCGATGCCGCATGGCGGCGGCGGTGGCGCTCCGCAGATCAACGCCGCGCCGCGTGGTGGCGGCGCGCCCGCCGGCGGCCCCGGTGGCGGTCACCAAAAGCACTAG
- a CDS encoding O-methyltransferase — protein MTTPTITSLAPLLNRLFLEAESAWGATHAAVADLSDADRARMMRSKTDYRDLYGRLKDAPLAVSRETGALLYMLARSSRATTIVEFGTSFGISTLHLAAGLRDNGGGRLITSEFEPSKAARARDNLSAGGLIDLVEIREGDALKTLSADLPDTIDLVLLDGAKALYPEILDLVEGHLEPGAIIVADNADDSPDYLARVRDPGNGYMSTPFAEDVELSVRIG, from the coding sequence ATGACCACCCCAACCATCACATCGCTTGCGCCATTGCTGAATCGCCTGTTCCTCGAGGCGGAATCAGCATGGGGCGCAACGCACGCTGCCGTGGCCGACCTCTCCGACGCCGACCGCGCACGGATGATGCGGAGCAAGACCGACTACCGCGACCTCTATGGTCGCTTGAAGGACGCACCGCTCGCGGTCTCGCGCGAGACCGGCGCACTGCTGTACATGCTGGCGCGCAGCTCCCGCGCCACAACGATCGTCGAGTTCGGGACGTCGTTCGGCATCTCGACCCTGCACCTTGCGGCGGGCCTGCGCGACAATGGCGGCGGCCGGCTCATCACCAGCGAGTTCGAGCCGTCCAAGGCGGCGCGGGCGCGTGACAACCTGTCGGCCGGCGGGCTGATCGATCTCGTCGAAATCCGCGAAGGCGACGCGCTGAAGACGCTCAGCGCCGATCTGCCCGATACGATCGATCTCGTGCTGCTGGACGGCGCCAAGGCGCTCTACCCGGAGATCCTGGATCTGGTCGAAGGCCATCTCGAGCCGGGCGCGATCATCGTCGCCGACAACGCCGATGACAGCCCCGATTATCTGGCGCGCGTGCGCGATCCTGGAAACGGCTACATGTCCACGCCCTTTGCCGAAGACGTCGAGCTGTCCGTGCGGATCGGCTGA
- the pdxY gene encoding pyridoxal kinase → MLVISIQSQVVHGHVGNSAAAYAMQAEGVNVAAVPTTLLSNHPRYPSLRGRVLETELVADLLKGVEERDLVDEAAVLVTGYLGSPGNAAVIADFVERALTRNSKLVYLCDPVIGDDGRVYVADGILDVVRHRLLPAANLATPNQFELELLSGVPIADTQGLRAACAALAGQGDVVATGCALTDTADGQVETILCADGQLSRFATPRLPIRPYGTGDLLTGLIAAHLAKGKAMEAAVRLAVETIFAVLVRTQEAATAEMRLVPLPGRKS, encoded by the coding sequence ATGCTCGTCATCTCCATTCAAAGCCAGGTGGTCCACGGCCATGTCGGCAACAGCGCGGCCGCCTATGCCATGCAGGCGGAGGGCGTCAACGTCGCGGCGGTACCGACGACATTGCTGTCGAACCATCCGCGCTATCCGAGCCTGCGCGGACGGGTGCTGGAGACCGAGCTCGTCGCGGATCTGCTGAAGGGCGTCGAGGAGCGCGACCTCGTCGACGAAGCCGCTGTGCTCGTCACCGGCTATCTCGGCTCGCCCGGCAATGCCGCTGTGATCGCCGACTTCGTCGAGCGGGCGCTGACGCGGAATTCGAAACTTGTTTATCTCTGCGATCCCGTGATCGGCGATGACGGCCGCGTCTATGTCGCTGACGGCATTTTGGACGTGGTGCGGCACCGCCTGCTGCCGGCTGCGAACCTCGCCACGCCGAACCAGTTCGAGCTCGAGTTGCTGTCAGGTGTCCCGATCGCGGATACGCAAGGTTTGCGCGCGGCCTGCGCGGCACTGGCGGGGCAGGGCGACGTCGTCGCCACCGGTTGCGCGCTCACCGATACGGCGGACGGGCAGGTGGAGACGATCCTGTGCGCGGACGGGCAGTTGTCGCGCTTTGCGACACCGCGGCTGCCGATCCGCCCCTACGGCACCGGCGATCTCCTCACCGGCCTGATCGCGGCACATCTGGCGAAGGGCAAGGCAATGGAGGCCGCGGTGCGGCTTGCGGTCGAGACCATCTTTGCGGTGCTGGTGCGCACGCAGGAGGCCGCTACGGCCGAGATGCGCCTCGTGCCGCTGCCGGGGCGCAAGTCGTAA
- a CDS encoding MarR family winged helix-turn-helix transcriptional regulator has protein sequence MKDNNDMPGHLARRFQQIAVAVFLAEVGDAGFDLTPVQYAALATIKANPGLDQVTLAGLIAYDRTTITGVIDRLVQKGLIERRASPRDRRARALEITDEGRRALRKITPAVESAQRIMLRGLSAKEGEELMRLMRKAIAAGNELSRAPLREA, from the coding sequence GTGAAAGACAACAACGACATGCCTGGGCATCTGGCGCGCCGGTTCCAGCAGATCGCGGTGGCGGTGTTTCTGGCCGAGGTCGGGGATGCCGGCTTCGACCTCACGCCGGTGCAATACGCCGCGCTCGCGACCATCAAGGCCAATCCGGGGCTCGACCAGGTGACGCTCGCAGGCCTGATCGCCTACGACCGCACCACCATCACCGGGGTGATCGATCGCCTCGTGCAGAAGGGCCTCATCGAGCGCCGTGCCAGTCCCCGCGACCGCCGTGCCCGCGCGCTCGAGATCACCGACGAGGGCCGGCGCGCGCTGCGCAAGATCACGCCGGCAGTGGAGTCCGCCCAGCGCATCATGCTGCGCGGTCTCAGCGCGAAGGAAGGCGAGGAGCTGATGCGGCTCATGCGCAAGGCCATCGCCGCCGGCAACGAGCTAAGCCGCGCGCCCCTGCGCGAGGCCTAA
- a CDS encoding FMN-binding negative transcriptional regulator, producing the protein MHVLRPQFRIEEQRALEFAGQRGFGVIVAADERGPRASHVPFVLGERDGHAIVQIHFTAKNPLVPLADGARRFLLIVAGDDAYISNDWYSSRDNVSTWLYEAVHLSGVAHLRELDENRRHGDTLLAVSEARLPKQPWDLAQMEPGKRESMLAAIRVVDLVVDQIEGQAKLNQHKSDVDHVAVADRLARSEETGHRRLARKMQALRPGLRYDVS; encoded by the coding sequence ATGCACGTCCTTCGGCCCCAGTTTCGCATCGAGGAGCAGCGCGCGCTTGAATTTGCCGGGCAACGGGGCTTCGGCGTGATCGTGGCGGCGGACGAGCGCGGGCCGCGTGCCTCGCACGTGCCGTTCGTGCTGGGCGAGCGCGATGGCCACGCCATCGTCCAGATCCATTTCACGGCAAAAAATCCGCTCGTTCCGCTCGCGGACGGCGCGCGGCGCTTCCTGCTGATCGTTGCCGGCGATGACGCCTACATCTCCAACGACTGGTATTCGTCCCGCGACAACGTCTCGACCTGGCTCTACGAGGCCGTGCACCTGTCTGGCGTGGCGCATCTACGCGAGCTTGACGAGAACCGCAGGCATGGCGATACGCTGCTCGCGGTGTCCGAGGCGCGCCTGCCGAAGCAGCCCTGGGATCTCGCGCAGATGGAGCCGGGCAAGCGCGAGAGCATGCTGGCTGCGATCCGGGTCGTCGACCTCGTGGTGGATCAGATCGAGGGACAGGCCAAGCTCAACCAGCACAAGAGCGACGTGGACCATGTCGCGGTCGCCGACCGGCTGGCGCGGTCGGAGGAGACGGGGCACCGGCGGCTGGCGCGGAAGATGCAAGCGCTGCGGCCGGGACTTCGGTACGATGTTTCGTGA